Proteins encoded by one window of Salmonirosea aquatica:
- a CDS encoding DUF1223 domain-containing protein, protein MKWMFLLSLVTVGSLAFLKPGEVEKPEPVAVIELFTSQGCSSCPAADRLLSKTISNLNTKDPKILALSFHVDYWNHLGWADPFSDKAYTRRQYEYAKVFHSKSVYTPQMVINGTREIVGSNEANLKNALQEAAKRTPVTTFEILNAKIEDGNLLKVKYALAGDYQGCKVNFALVSRHETTPIKRGENGGKTLTSDNVVRQFIRVDPKQSGEVLFNPTTLKRENMAVIAYVQKQTDYQIVGAARTEIH, encoded by the coding sequence ATGAAATGGATGTTCTTGTTGTCGCTCGTAACCGTAGGTAGCCTGGCTTTTCTGAAACCCGGGGAAGTAGAAAAGCCTGAACCCGTTGCTGTCATCGAACTTTTCACCTCACAGGGCTGCTCCAGTTGCCCGGCGGCCGACCGGCTGCTCTCCAAAACGATCAGCAACCTGAACACCAAAGACCCGAAAATACTGGCGCTGTCGTTCCACGTCGATTACTGGAATCACCTGGGCTGGGCGGATCCGTTTAGTGATAAAGCCTACACGAGAAGGCAGTATGAGTATGCCAAGGTCTTTCATTCCAAGTCGGTCTACACCCCGCAAATGGTCATTAACGGTACGCGCGAAATTGTGGGCTCCAACGAGGCCAATCTGAAAAACGCCTTACAGGAAGCAGCCAAACGCACACCGGTGACGACTTTTGAGATTTTGAATGCCAAAATCGAAGACGGAAATCTTTTGAAAGTGAAGTACGCCCTAGCGGGCGACTATCAAGGCTGTAAAGTAAACTTTGCCCTGGTTTCACGCCACGAAACGACCCCTATCAAACGCGGCGAAAACGGCGGAAAAACACTGACCAGCGATAATGTGGTGCGGCAGTTTATTCGCGTCGATCCCAAACAATCGGGAGAAGTACTGTTTAACCCCACTACTCTGAAGCGGGAAAATATGGCAGTTATTGCCTATGTTCAAAAACAGACGGACTACCAGATTGTTGGAGCGGCAAGGACAGAGATTCATTGA
- a CDS encoding SPW repeat domain-containing protein, producing the protein MWAQIINVILGLWLMVAPSVLSYDQTGSNNAHIIGPLVVTFAFVACWEITRPVRKVNFLSGAWLLAAPWLLGYSETLPILNDMVVGALVIGFAWVEGKITTSFGGGWKSLWT; encoded by the coding sequence ATGTGGGCACAAATTATCAATGTTATCTTGGGGCTATGGCTCATGGTAGCTCCTTCGGTGCTTAGCTATGACCAAACCGGGTCCAATAACGCGCATATCATTGGTCCCTTGGTAGTCACTTTTGCCTTTGTGGCCTGTTGGGAAATTACCCGGCCCGTACGCAAAGTCAATTTTCTGTCAGGAGCCTGGTTGCTGGCCGCTCCCTGGCTTTTGGGGTACAGTGAAACCCTGCCGATTTTAAACGACATGGTGGTCGGCGCGCTCGTAATTGGTTTCGCCTGGGTAGAAGGAAAAATCACCACCTCGTTTGGAGGCGGTTGGAAGTCACTTTGGACGTAG
- a CDS encoding PQQ-dependent sugar dehydrogenase, translated as MQQRIRPALLTATLTGFAALAAFTVTTHTYPLSDPRVAEEIKVPAGFTTMVIADELGGARHMVASKEGDIYVKLSRLKDGKGLYRLHDSNGDGVPDQATSFGDYKGTGVAIKNGYLYASSNSGIFRYKLNEKGEIIQPEQPETIVTGMVDTGRDNSKSIALDDKGYIYVNIGSSNDACREAGTGKGMMPCTLLDTVGGIWRFKADIKNQTQKDGLRYATGLKNTVGLDWNTQTNSLFVLQHGRGQFHDFYSQFYTPQQSALLPAETMYEVHEGDDAGWPYVYYDPVKKKKMLNPEYGGDGKKTGGEKALTPLAAFPAHFGPNGLLFYTGTQFPAKYKNGAFIAFHGQNSELKKGYFVAFLPFKNGKPSGPYEVFADNFAGLDLANPSGPVQHRPCGLAQGPDGSLYVSDDLNGTIYRIAYQKK; from the coding sequence ATGCAACAACGCATTCGTCCCGCCTTGCTGACGGCTACCCTGACGGGATTCGCCGCCCTGGCCGCCTTTACCGTAACAACCCACACCTACCCCCTGAGCGACCCCAGGGTTGCAGAAGAAATTAAAGTTCCGGCGGGATTTACCACCATGGTTATTGCCGACGAACTGGGCGGAGCCCGCCACATGGTAGCTTCTAAAGAAGGTGATATTTACGTGAAACTTTCCCGCCTAAAAGATGGCAAGGGCCTTTACCGACTGCACGATTCCAATGGCGACGGGGTACCCGACCAGGCCACGAGCTTCGGTGACTACAAGGGTACGGGAGTAGCTATCAAAAACGGCTACCTGTACGCTTCTTCAAACAGCGGAATTTTTCGGTACAAGCTCAACGAAAAAGGAGAAATCATCCAGCCCGAACAACCCGAAACCATCGTGACCGGCATGGTGGATACGGGTCGGGATAACTCCAAGTCCATTGCTTTGGATGACAAGGGGTACATCTACGTCAACATCGGGTCGTCCAATGATGCCTGCCGCGAGGCAGGTACCGGCAAGGGCATGATGCCCTGTACCCTGCTGGATACGGTAGGTGGAATCTGGCGGTTTAAGGCCGACATCAAGAACCAAACTCAGAAGGACGGCTTGCGCTACGCCACGGGCCTGAAAAACACGGTAGGTCTGGATTGGAACACGCAAACCAACTCGCTCTTTGTGTTGCAGCATGGGCGCGGACAGTTCCATGATTTTTATTCGCAATTCTATACGCCGCAGCAAAGCGCCCTGCTGCCCGCCGAAACGATGTACGAAGTTCACGAAGGCGACGATGCCGGCTGGCCTTATGTATATTACGATCCCGTCAAGAAAAAGAAAATGCTGAATCCTGAATACGGCGGCGACGGCAAGAAAACCGGCGGAGAAAAAGCCCTCACGCCGCTGGCGGCTTTCCCGGCTCACTTCGGCCCTAACGGCCTGTTGTTTTATACGGGTACCCAGTTTCCGGCTAAATACAAAAACGGAGCTTTCATCGCCTTCCACGGGCAGAACTCTGAATTGAAAAAAGGGTACTTCGTCGCTTTTTTGCCCTTCAAAAACGGAAAACCGTCGGGTCCCTACGAAGTATTTGCGGATAATTTTGCGGGTCTCGACCTGGCAAATCCCAGCGGTCCCGTCCAGCACCGCCCCTGCGGACTGGCCCAGGGGCCTGACGGCTCCCTGTACGTCTCGGACGATCTGAACGGTACTATTTACCGGATCGCCTACCAAAAGAAATAA
- a CDS encoding vitamin K epoxide reductase family protein: MNHNDDPQIPPDWSYNPSAWNQRIPIIVLALGGMGIATYLTLYQLRVLSSVWEPFFGDGSEKILNSSVSRLLPIPDAALGAISYLVDVVSGIVGGTGRWRTMPWIVIVFGLAVGPLGVVSIVLVILQPVLFDAWCTLCLSSAVISLWMIGPAMDEMLASLQYMKRVKKANKSVWKAFWGNEKAISQVH, translated from the coding sequence ATGAATCATAACGACGATCCACAAATTCCACCTGACTGGAGCTATAATCCTTCCGCCTGGAACCAGCGCATCCCGATTATCGTACTGGCCCTGGGAGGAATGGGTATCGCTACCTACCTTACCCTCTACCAGCTCCGGGTGCTCAGTAGCGTCTGGGAACCCTTCTTCGGCGATGGAAGCGAAAAAATCCTCAACTCATCGGTGTCACGCCTACTCCCCATACCCGATGCCGCCCTGGGCGCTATTTCCTATCTGGTCGATGTCGTTTCGGGTATTGTCGGCGGCACGGGACGCTGGCGTACCATGCCCTGGATTGTGATTGTGTTTGGTCTGGCGGTGGGACCGCTCGGAGTGGTCAGCATTGTGCTGGTGATTTTGCAGCCTGTACTTTTCGATGCCTGGTGTACGCTATGTCTCTCGTCGGCGGTGATCTCGCTTTGGATGATCGGTCCCGCCATGGACGAAATGCTGGCTTCGTTACAATACATGAAGCGCGTAAAAAAAGCGAATAAATCCGTATGGAAAGCTTTTTGGGGAAATGAAAAGGCAATCAGTCAGGTACATTAA
- a CDS encoding M20/M25/M40 family metallo-hydrolase, producing MKRHYALCYFLIFGLFSFVKAQNTVVDKIIKEEKENSQLEKIAHELMDEIGPRLVGSPKMKQAHDWAVEKYKGWGIAARNEKWGEWRGWDRGITHIDMVSPWVKTLAGTQLAWSPATPKGGVKGEVIILPEFADSLAFQKWLPSVKGKLVMISMLQPTGRPDYNWKEFATEESFDKLKKEREEMTKAWDLRVQKTGKGRRDLPLALENAGAVGILTSYWSQGFGANKIFSAYTKKVPTLDLSLEDYGLVYRLVESGEKPTLNIVAESKETGVVPTFNTIGEIKGTEKPDEYVMLSAHFDSWDGGTGATDNGTGTITMMEVMRVLKAVYPNPKRTILVGHWGSEEQGLNGSRAFVKDHADMMPKIQALFNQDNGTGRVASISGQGFVQAYDYLGRWLRPVPDDITKGITYTFPGNPGGGGSDYASFLAAGVPAFSLSSLSWSYGNYTWHTNLDTYDKIVFDDVRNNVILAAILAYEASEDDKMTSREVRVPVGRNGEPTTWPTPRDATRRGGID from the coding sequence ATGAAAAGACACTATGCACTCTGTTACTTTCTGATTTTTGGATTATTTTCTTTTGTAAAAGCACAAAACACGGTTGTTGATAAAATCATCAAAGAAGAGAAGGAGAATTCGCAGCTTGAAAAAATTGCCCACGAGCTGATGGATGAAATCGGCCCCCGGCTGGTAGGTAGCCCAAAAATGAAGCAGGCTCACGACTGGGCCGTGGAAAAATACAAAGGCTGGGGAATTGCGGCCCGCAATGAGAAGTGGGGCGAATGGCGGGGCTGGGATCGTGGCATTACGCATATCGACATGGTGAGCCCCTGGGTAAAAACCCTGGCGGGTACCCAACTGGCCTGGAGTCCGGCTACCCCCAAAGGCGGTGTGAAAGGGGAGGTGATTATTCTGCCCGAGTTTGCCGATTCGCTGGCATTCCAGAAGTGGCTACCCAGCGTGAAGGGCAAGCTGGTGATGATTTCGATGCTACAGCCCACCGGGCGGCCCGATTATAACTGGAAGGAATTTGCCACGGAGGAGTCGTTCGACAAACTTAAAAAGGAGCGCGAAGAAATGACCAAAGCCTGGGATCTGCGCGTACAAAAAACGGGCAAAGGACGGCGCGACCTACCCCTGGCGCTGGAAAACGCCGGAGCGGTGGGCATCCTGACTTCGTACTGGTCGCAGGGATTCGGGGCCAATAAGATTTTCAGTGCCTACACCAAAAAGGTACCTACCCTGGATCTCAGCCTGGAAGACTACGGCCTGGTGTACCGCCTGGTCGAAAGCGGAGAAAAACCTACGCTGAATATCGTGGCCGAATCGAAGGAAACGGGCGTGGTACCTACCTTCAATACCATCGGCGAGATAAAAGGCACCGAGAAGCCCGATGAATACGTAATGCTTTCGGCCCACTTCGATTCGTGGGACGGTGGCACGGGCGCTACCGACAACGGTACGGGTACCATCACCATGATGGAGGTAATGCGCGTGCTAAAAGCCGTTTATCCCAATCCCAAGCGGACGATTCTGGTTGGACACTGGGGCAGCGAAGAACAGGGGCTCAACGGTTCCCGCGCCTTCGTGAAGGATCATGCCGATATGATGCCCAAAATTCAGGCACTTTTCAATCAGGACAATGGTACGGGTCGCGTGGCGAGTATTTCGGGGCAGGGCTTCGTGCAGGCTTACGACTACCTGGGGCGCTGGCTCAGGCCGGTTCCCGATGATATCACAAAGGGTATTACCTACACCTTTCCTGGCAATCCGGGCGGCGGCGGGTCTGACTACGCTTCTTTTCTGGCCGCCGGGGTACCTGCCTTTTCCCTAAGCTCGTTGAGCTGGTCGTATGGCAACTACACTTGGCACACCAACCTGGATACCTACGACAAGATTGTGTTCGACGATGTGCGCAACAACGTGATTCTGGCCGCTATCCTGGCCTACGAGGCCAGCGAGGATGATAAAATGACTTCACGGGAAGTGCGGGTACCTGTGGGCCGCAACGGCGAGCCTACCACCTGGCCTACTCCACGAGATGCTACCCGTCGGGGAGGGATAGATTAA
- a CDS encoding endonuclease III domain-containing protein → MKPDFELSRVLDHIEEAIRPYPKAAMFELTERGYSTLFEQLISCIISIRTLDETTIPVSLRLFAVARTPEAILKLSPAELTELLDGSTYPEQKTYTILGIAKAAVEQYGGQLPADFAQLTALKGVGPKCANLALGVAAGQAAISVDIHVHRVVNRWGYVQAATPEKTLKALEQQVPLALWTEINRLLMPFGKHICMGTLPYCSACPVLTWCEQVGVTRHR, encoded by the coding sequence ATGAAACCTGATTTTGAATTAAGTAGAGTCCTCGACCATATCGAGGAAGCCATCCGTCCCTACCCCAAAGCCGCCATGTTCGAATTGACCGAGCGGGGGTACTCCACGCTTTTCGAGCAACTGATTTCCTGCATTATTTCCATTCGTACTCTCGACGAAACTACCATTCCTGTCTCGCTGCGACTATTTGCGGTGGCCCGTACCCCCGAAGCCATTTTGAAACTCAGTCCGGCCGAGTTGACCGAGCTGCTCGACGGCAGTACCTACCCCGAACAAAAAACGTATACAATTCTGGGCATTGCCAAAGCCGCCGTCGAGCAGTACGGCGGCCAGCTACCCGCCGATTTTGCCCAACTGACGGCCCTGAAAGGCGTTGGTCCCAAATGTGCCAACCTGGCCTTGGGGGTAGCTGCTGGCCAGGCAGCCATCAGTGTAGACATTCATGTACACCGCGTAGTCAACCGCTGGGGTTACGTGCAGGCTGCTACCCCGGAGAAAACATTGAAAGCCCTGGAACAGCAGGTACCCCTAGCGCTTTGGACCGAAATCAATCGTTTGCTTATGCCTTTCGGCAAACACATCTGCATGGGTACCCTACCCTACTGCTCGGCCTGCCCCGTGCTCACCTGGTGTGAACAGGTGGGGGTTACCCGCCACCGCTAA
- the nfi gene encoding deoxyribonuclease V (cleaves DNA at apurinic or apyrimidinic sites) gives MATYQNLHPWTVTPAEAVALQQRLRERVRIEPLPAEPETIAGCDISFNKYEETVYAGIVVLRLSTLEVLEEVGVVSTAPFPYVPGLLTFREGPALIEAWQKLTIEPDVVMFDGHGIAHPRRMGIATHMGLWINRPSFGCGKSVLAGKFDDPAPERGNWTPMLHRGDTIGAALRTKNKVNPVFVSPGHLIDLPTAIDLTLRCDGGYRLPEPTRRAHLFVNALRREHLSPSD, from the coding sequence ATGGCTACTTATCAAAACCTGCACCCCTGGACGGTCACTCCCGCAGAAGCCGTAGCTTTACAGCAACGGCTTCGCGAACGTGTGCGCATCGAACCGCTACCCGCTGAGCCAGAAACGATTGCTGGTTGTGACATTTCATTCAATAAATACGAAGAAACCGTCTACGCAGGCATCGTGGTACTACGGCTGTCTACCCTGGAAGTGCTTGAAGAAGTAGGTGTGGTGAGTACTGCACCGTTCCCGTATGTACCTGGCTTGTTAACGTTTCGGGAAGGCCCCGCCCTGATCGAAGCCTGGCAAAAGTTGACGATTGAACCCGACGTGGTGATGTTCGATGGCCACGGCATAGCGCACCCACGGCGCATGGGCATCGCGACGCATATGGGACTGTGGATCAATCGGCCCAGCTTTGGCTGCGGCAAATCGGTGCTGGCGGGGAAGTTTGATGATCCCGCACCTGAGCGGGGCAACTGGACCCCCATGCTGCATCGGGGCGACACCATCGGTGCGGCCCTGCGGACCAAAAATAAAGTTAATCCGGTTTTTGTTTCCCCCGGCCACCTCATCGACCTGCCTACTGCCATTGATCTGACCCTGCGCTGCGACGGGGGCTACCGCCTGCCCGAACCCACGCGCCGGGCCCATTTGTTCGTCAATGCGCTGCGACGAGAGCATTTGAGTCCTTCTGACTGA
- a CDS encoding aminotransferase class V-fold PLP-dependent enzyme, translating to MPQLDLNFVRNQFPVFSTDLGQKIGFLDNAGGSYVTGAVIDRLTDFYTNYKVQPYGANPLSNKAGEAMDLGRHTIAALLNVPPDRVTLGASSTQCFNTLAQACAPLFQKGREVIVSEQDHESNIGGWERLCQQQGGTLKIWKANSETGELDVADLEKLLSPKTVLVAVTHSSNIIGTLNPINEIAQRVRQVNARLVVDGVSYAPHCWPNLDELDVDAYVFSTYKTYGTHQGVMVVREDFLDELTPQCHFFNVPYSAKRLDTAGPDHAAIAALAGIGDYFETLYHHHFGADKVPLHVKARAMATLMNQHEMKLCTYLLENLANLPVRIFGRPGPEQREANIALSSPKISSKALADGLVDYTVAAKNGHFYAYRLLRAMGVEDMNDGVLRISLSHYTTQDEVERCVAGLRALLTES from the coding sequence ATGCCTCAGCTCGACCTGAACTTCGTCCGCAATCAATTCCCTGTATTTAGTACTGATCTGGGCCAAAAAATCGGGTTTCTGGATAATGCCGGAGGTAGCTACGTAACCGGAGCCGTCATTGACCGCCTCACCGATTTTTACACGAATTACAAAGTACAGCCCTACGGCGCCAATCCGCTTTCTAATAAAGCAGGAGAAGCGATGGATTTGGGTCGACACACCATAGCCGCCCTTCTGAATGTACCTCCTGACCGGGTGACACTGGGTGCTTCCTCTACTCAATGCTTCAACACCCTGGCGCAAGCCTGCGCGCCCCTGTTTCAAAAAGGCAGAGAAGTAATCGTATCCGAGCAGGATCATGAATCCAATATCGGCGGCTGGGAACGCCTCTGCCAGCAGCAGGGGGGGACCTTGAAAATCTGGAAAGCAAATTCCGAAACCGGGGAATTGGATGTTGCCGACCTGGAAAAACTACTGAGTCCAAAAACGGTTTTGGTGGCCGTCACCCACAGTTCCAACATCATAGGTACCCTCAACCCCATCAACGAGATCGCGCAACGGGTTCGGCAGGTAAACGCCCGACTCGTGGTGGATGGCGTATCGTACGCTCCGCACTGCTGGCCCAATCTGGATGAGCTGGACGTGGATGCCTACGTGTTCAGTACCTATAAAACCTACGGCACGCATCAGGGTGTAATGGTCGTGCGGGAGGATTTTCTGGACGAACTGACGCCGCAGTGCCACTTTTTCAATGTACCCTATTCTGCCAAACGCCTCGATACCGCCGGGCCCGACCATGCCGCCATCGCGGCCCTGGCCGGAATCGGGGATTATTTCGAAACCTTATACCACCACCATTTCGGGGCAGACAAGGTACCCCTGCACGTGAAAGCCCGCGCGATGGCAACGCTGATGAACCAGCACGAAATGAAGCTGTGTACCTACTTGCTGGAAAACCTGGCGAACTTGCCGGTGCGGATTTTTGGCCGCCCCGGGCCCGAGCAGCGGGAAGCGAACATTGCGCTTTCGAGTCCAAAAATTTCATCGAAAGCGCTCGCCGATGGGTTAGTCGACTACACTGTTGCCGCCAAGAATGGCCACTTCTACGCCTACCGACTTTTGCGGGCGATGGGTGTGGAGGATATGAACGATGGGGTACTTCGAATCAGCCTGTCACATTATACTACGCAGGACGAGGTAGAGCGGTGCGTAGCGGGACTGCGGGCGTTGTTAACGGAAAGCTAA
- a CDS encoding lipid A deacylase LpxR family protein, giving the protein MRIIFLFLLLCVLNPSWSSAQRIDQTADFRFLPNDKGYFRFHYDNDFFAMAKTDYYYTQGYSFEVGSPVFRKNPLSKILLRFKESEPTYGLAFEHFGFTPTSIRSNEILVGDRPFAGVILLKSFATSVDKVHKQRLSSVLSTGMIGPAAFAGRMQATIHHWSGDVDPQGWQYQIRNDVAINYELNHERQLLEVPHIVSIHSNAQLRLGTLSDKVQAGFTLTLGRFDSPLTSSIQRSGHNFQLYLYSQSLGASVGYDATLQGGLFNQNSPYTLKASELNRFTFQNNYGVVVQFWKIYAEYYRTYLSREFKTGREHSWGGVKLGVAF; this is encoded by the coding sequence ATGCGAATCATTTTTTTGTTTCTCCTGCTCTGCGTACTGAACCCCAGTTGGTCTTCGGCCCAACGCATCGACCAAACGGCGGATTTCCGATTTCTTCCAAACGACAAGGGGTACTTCCGGTTTCATTACGACAACGATTTTTTTGCCATGGCTAAAACCGACTATTACTACACCCAAGGATACAGCTTCGAGGTAGGTAGTCCGGTTTTTCGGAAAAATCCGTTGTCCAAAATCCTGCTGCGTTTCAAAGAAAGTGAGCCTACCTACGGACTGGCCTTCGAGCATTTTGGCTTCACGCCTACCAGTATCCGCAGCAATGAAATTCTGGTGGGCGACCGCCCTTTCGCGGGGGTTATTCTGCTCAAATCTTTTGCTACCTCGGTCGATAAAGTACATAAGCAACGATTATCATCGGTGCTGAGTACCGGGATGATCGGCCCAGCCGCCTTTGCCGGACGGATGCAGGCTACCATCCACCACTGGTCGGGCGATGTAGACCCACAGGGCTGGCAATATCAGATCCGAAACGACGTAGCGATCAACTACGAACTCAACCACGAGCGGCAACTGCTGGAGGTACCTCACATCGTCTCGATCCATTCCAACGCCCAGCTCCGGCTAGGTACCCTTTCTGACAAAGTGCAGGCGGGCTTTACGCTCACCCTGGGTAGGTTCGATTCGCCTCTGACTTCTTCCATTCAGCGTTCAGGACACAATTTTCAGTTGTATTTGTACAGTCAGTCGCTGGGCGCTTCGGTCGGGTACGATGCTACGCTGCAAGGCGGGTTATTCAACCAAAATAGTCCGTACACGCTGAAAGCTTCCGAACTGAATCGATTTACTTTTCAAAATAACTATGGCGTTGTGGTTCAATTTTGGAAAATTTACGCCGAATATTACCGAACCTACCTCAGCCGGGAATTCAAAACCGGCCGCGAGCATAGCTGGGGTGGCGTGAAGCTGGGCGTGGCGTTTTAA
- a CDS encoding putative quinol monooxygenase: MVQVGILARLKAKAGKEKEVEEFIKGALPLAQAEEGTITWYAIKLSDNEFGIFDSFNDTSGRDAHMNGEIAKALMANASALLSEDPTIEYVDILSAKGAE; this comes from the coding sequence ATGGTACAAGTAGGAATATTGGCCCGGCTGAAAGCCAAGGCCGGAAAAGAAAAAGAAGTAGAAGAGTTTATCAAAGGAGCCTTGCCGCTGGCACAGGCCGAAGAAGGTACCATTACCTGGTACGCGATCAAATTAAGCGATAACGAATTCGGAATTTTTGATTCTTTCAACGATACCTCGGGTCGGGATGCTCACATGAACGGCGAAATTGCCAAAGCCTTGATGGCTAATGCCTCGGCGCTTTTATCCGAAGACCCCACGATTGAATATGTGGATATCCTTTCTGCCAAAGGGGCAGAGTAG
- the gloA2 gene encoding SMU1112c/YaeR family gloxylase I-like metalloprotein, with translation MNNLTKIHHIAIIASDYQKSKIFYTEVLGLTVLREVYREARQSYKLDLALDGEYIIELFSFPNPPARPSRPEATGLRHLAFEVGDLDATIQELTNHGVVAEPVRVDEFTRKRFTFIADPDDLPIEFYER, from the coding sequence ATGAATAACCTCACCAAAATCCACCACATTGCCATTATCGCTTCCGATTATCAAAAGTCGAAGATCTTCTACACGGAAGTATTGGGTTTGACCGTCCTTCGGGAGGTGTACCGCGAAGCCCGGCAATCGTATAAATTGGATCTGGCGCTGGATGGTGAGTATATCATTGAACTTTTCTCTTTTCCCAATCCCCCCGCTCGGCCTTCCCGCCCGGAAGCTACCGGGCTTCGGCATCTGGCGTTCGAGGTAGGTGATCTGGATGCTACAATTCAGGAACTCACCAATCACGGCGTGGTAGCCGAGCCGGTCCGGGTGGATGAATTTACGCGGAAACGGTTTACGTTCATTGCCGATCCGGATGACCTGCCGATTGAATTTTATGAAAGATAG